The Streptomyces sp. NBC_01298 genome contains the following window.
CGGCGGGCGGTGGCGATCTCGTACTCGAACATCTCGTGCTCCCTGGTTCGCGTTTCTCGGACACCTCGTTCGGTGTGATCCAAGATTCGCGCCCCAGGGGGTGCCGGCACATCGGGAGCATGCCGCATCTGTACGAGCCGGGGGTCCTTAGGCCGGGATTGGTGGTCCCTGAGGTGGCCTAAGGCAGTACCTAGACGAGCCGCCGGGCAGGTGCGAACGGCCTAGGCGGACCGCCCGGAGGCGGTGGACGGCCTAGACGGCGGGGGCCGTCGGGAGGGCGAGGAGATACATGAACGCGAAGGCGACGACGCCGATGGCGGCGACGACGACGGCGGCCCAGGAGACGGAGCGGACCCAGGCGGGGAGGGTGCGGCCGGGGGCGCCGAAGGCCGGACGGGCCAGCACGAAGACGGCGATGAGCAGCGCGATCGTCGACAGGACGCCGTTGGCCAGGGCGGTCATGTGCCAGGCGTTGCCGTACAGCGCCTCGATCTTGGCCTCGGTGGTGGTGGCGTTGGCGGAGCTGATCTGGCCCTTGAGGGTCTCGCGCTCGGCTATGACGCGGGAGGTCCAGCTGCCGCTGAGGGCGATCAGGCCGAGACCGGCGGCGACGATCGCGGAGGCACCGGAGGCGACACCACTGCTCTGCTGCTCCTCGGCCGCGGCGTCGAGCTCGTCGAACTCACCGTCCTCCGCGGTGAGGTCCGAGGTGGGGTCCTCGACCTGGGCCTCGTCGGTGGTGGTGATGTCCGCGGCGGCCGGGGCGGTCGTCTCCTCGGTGGCGGCCTTCTTCAGGTCGGCCGGGGAGTCCGCCTCGGGAGCGGTCGGGGCGGGGGTCTTGGTGGTGTCCATGCGGGGCACCGTAGGCGGCTTTTCTGAGAGGTTCCTGAGAATCCGGCCGGGCGGCGTGCGGCGCCGCGCCCCGGCCCCGCGACGGACTCGGGGCGGGGCGGCGGCGCACGGGCGCCGGGGGTGCCTGCGCCGGGGCTGCCTACGCGGAGCGGGCCGCGGACCACTCGTGGGCGAGGAGCGCCCAGACCTCGGTGTCCTGGCGGACGCCCCGGTGCAGGTGGTTCTGGCGCAGGACGCCCTCACGGGTCATGCCGAGGCGCTCGGCCACGGCCAGGCTCTTCTTGTTGCCGGAGGCTGCGTGCCATTCGACGCGGTGCATGCCGCGCTCGCCGAAGGCGTAGTCGATCAGGACCCGGCAGGCCTTGGTCACCAGGCCGCGGCCGGCCGCGGCGGGCTCCAGCCAGCAGCCGATCTCACAGTTGCCCGTGCCCGCGTCGAACGCCGGGAAGAGCACCCCGCCCACGAGGGTGCCTTCGACGCGGATCCCGAAGAACCGCGCGCCGTCCTCCCCCGCCGTGAGCGCGTACTTGGCCAGCAGGGCCCGGGCGGACTCCAGGTCGGCGGACCGGTCGGGGAAGCCGACGTACTGGCCGATGAACTCGCGTCCGCGTTCGATGTGGGCGAAGAACTCCTCCGCGTGCCGGGCTTCCAGCGGGAACAGCTGGGCGTCGTCGGCGAGGTCTATCGAGAACATGCGCGTTCTTCCTTGGATATCGAGCGGCGGATGGCCGGATCACCGGGAGCTGGTCGCGGGCTCGGCCGCTTCCTCGCTCGTGGCGGGGTCCGCGCCGGGCCGTTGCAGGGGAAGTTTCGCATGCGGACGGCGCTCGGGGGGCTCGATGCTGATCTTCGGGAGCCGGCGGTCCAGCCAGGCAGGCAGCCACCAGTTGGCTCCGCCGAGCAGGTGCATCAGGGCCGGTACGAGGAGGGTCCGCAGGACGAAGGCGTCGAGGGCGACGGCCGCGGCGAGCGCGATGCCGAACATGGCGATGAGCCGGTCTCCGCTGAGCACGAAGGCCAGAAAGACGGAGATCATGATGACGGCCGCCGAGTTGATCACCCGGCTGGTCTCGGCGAGGCCGACGCGCACCGCCCGCCTGTTGTCCCCCGTCTCCAGCCACTCCTCGTACATCCGGCTGACGAGGAAGACCTGGTAGTCCATCGACAGCCCGAAGAGCACCGAGACCATGATCACCGGAAGGAAGGGCTCGATCGGCCCTGCGCTGCCCAGCCCGAGCGGTTCGCTGCCCCAGCCCCACTGGAAGATCGCGACGACGACTCCGAAGGAGGAGGCGACGGCGGCGACGTTCATGGCGGCGGCCTTGACCGGGATGCCGATGGAGCGGAAGGCCAGCAGCAGGAGCACGCAGCCGAGGGCGATGACCACGCCGACGAAGAGCGGCAGTTTGCCGACGATGACCTCGGCGAAGTCGTCGTAGCCGGCGGTCACGCCGCCGACGTGGACCTGGAGGGCGCCGTCCTGGCCGGCGCGCGGGATGACGTCCTCCCGCAGCCTGTCGACCAGCTCGCTCGTGGCCCGGGACTGCGGGGAGGAGTCCGGTACGACGGTGACGACGGCGGTGTCGCCGCCGCGGTTGAAGACGGCCGGTCCGGCGGCTGCCACGCCTCTGGTCGTACGGAGCGACTCGGTCAGCGCCTCCACCGCGACCCGGTCGCCGGGCCCGCCGAGGCGGGCGACCACGGTCAGCGGGCCGTTCATCCCCGGGCCGAAGCCCTCCGCGAGCAGGTCGTAGGCCTTGCGGGTGGTGGAGGTGGCCGGGTTGTTGCCCTGGTCGGAGGTGCCGAGGTGGAGGGAGAGCGTGGGCAGCGCCAGCACCACCATGACCGCCGCGGCCACCAGGCCGAGCAGCTTCGGGTGCCGCTCGACGAAGGCCGACCAGCGGGCGGCGAAGCCGGTGACCGTGTCGGGCCGCGGGCCCTCGGCGGCGAGCTTGCGCCGCTCGCGGCGGGACAGCGCGCGCATGCCGATGTAAGAGAGGAGCGCGGGCAGCAGGGTCACCGAGGCGGCGACGGTCAGCACCACGGTGAGGGAGGCGGCGATGGCGACGCCGTCCAGGAAGTTCAGCCGGAGCACCAGCATGCCGAGCAGCGCGATGCAGACGGTGGCCCCTGCGAAGACCACGGCCCGGCCGGTGGTGGCGACGGCGCTCT
Protein-coding sequences here:
- a CDS encoding GNAT family N-acetyltransferase, coding for MFSIDLADDAQLFPLEARHAEEFFAHIERGREFIGQYVGFPDRSADLESARALLAKYALTAGEDGARFFGIRVEGTLVGGVLFPAFDAGTGNCEIGCWLEPAAAGRGLVTKACRVLIDYAFGERGMHRVEWHAASGNKKSLAVAERLGMTREGVLRQNHLHRGVRQDTEVWALLAHEWSAARSA
- a CDS encoding MMPL family transporter — its product is MSALARWCMRHRLAAVLLWLLAFGAAAAAAVGAGTAFSNDYEVPGTESAKAHALLREGFPGQGGDADTIVWRTPEGQSVRTPAVRERMARALDSIAGLPGVGSVAGPYGPGGDSAARISPDGRTAYAVVTFDRQADSVPKGEAKAVVDAARNPATQADGLRVELGGRAIGLTEAPSAHLAEVIGVAIAAVVLFLAFGSLAASLLPIATALVSVGTSYFGITLLGHAMPVADFAPMLGTLVGLGVGIDYALFIVTRHRKGLKRGLPVAEAAESAVATTGRAVVFAGATVCIALLGMLVLRLNFLDGVAIAASLTVVLTVAASVTLLPALLSYIGMRALSRRERRKLAAEGPRPDTVTGFAARWSAFVERHPKLLGLVAAAVMVVLALPTLSLHLGTSDQGNNPATSTTRKAYDLLAEGFGPGMNGPLTVVARLGGPGDRVAVEALTESLRTTRGVAAAGPAVFNRGGDTAVVTVVPDSSPQSRATSELVDRLREDVIPRAGQDGALQVHVGGVTAGYDDFAEVIVGKLPLFVGVVIALGCVLLLLAFRSIGIPVKAAAMNVAAVASSFGVVVAIFQWGWGSEPLGLGSAGPIEPFLPVIMVSVLFGLSMDYQVFLVSRMYEEWLETGDNRRAVRVGLAETSRVINSAAVIMISVFLAFVLSGDRLIAMFGIALAAAVALDAFVLRTLLVPALMHLLGGANWWLPAWLDRRLPKISIEPPERRPHAKLPLQRPGADPATSEEAAEPATSSR